In Patescibacteria group bacterium, the genomic window AAACTAAAAAAGAAAAAATAACCAAAAAACCAGCCATTGCCATAAAAACCATCAAAAAAACCGAAGATAAAAAAGGTTGGTTGGACCGAGTTTCTGGAACTGGTTTGGGCAAAAAGTTTTCACAAGCCACCAAAAAGATTTGGACCAAACGAACCACTTCTAAATAAAAGAGATTATTATGAAAGCTATCAATAAAACTGAAAATAGAAAATGGTATCTTATTGATGCCGAAGATAAAATTTTAGGCAGAGTTGCCACCAAGATTGCCGAAATTTTGCAAGGCAAAAATAAACCAACATATGATCCAGCCACGGATTGCGGCGATTTTGTCATCGTGGTAAATTGTGAAAAAATCGAAGTCACTGGCCGTAAAAAAGAACAAAAAATTTACACCCGACATTCCGCGTATATCGGTGGCGTTAAAAAAGCTACCTTTCGCGAAATGATTGCCAGAAAACCCTCCGAAGTCATCAAATTAGCAGTTTGGGGAATGTTGCCAAAAAATAAATTAAGAAACCGCCGGATTTTAAGATTAAAAATTTATTCGGGTACCGAACATGCGCAAAAGGCGCAAAACCCAATTGAATTAAAAATCTAAAGGGAAATATGACCACATTAAAACTTAAAAAATTTCAAAAAATTTC contains:
- the rplM gene encoding 50S ribosomal protein L13; the encoded protein is MKAINKTENRKWYLIDAEDKILGRVATKIAEILQGKNKPTYDPATDCGDFVIVVNCEKIEVTGRKKEQKIYTRHSAYIGGVKKATFREMIARKPSEVIKLAVWGMLPKNKLRNRRILRLKIYSGTEHAQKAQNPIELKI